GACGCGCTTCGGCTATGACGACGCGCTCGATGTGGTCGGCGTGCACATGGTCGGCGGCATTCTGGGCGCGGTACTGACCGGCTTCTTCGCGAGCCTCGCAGTCAACGCCGCCGGCGCCGACGGCCTGTTCTTCGGCAACCCGCACCAGGTGATTGTTCAGCTGATCGCGGTCGCTTCGAGCGTGCTGTTCTCGTTTATCGGCAGCTCGATCCTGCTCAAGGTCACCGACATGCTGGTTGGAATCCGCGTCGATGCGGAGTCGGAGCAAATCGGCCTCGATCTCACCGAGCACGAAGAGAGCGCCTACGCCTTCGAAGCCTGAGGTTCGATTCGAGTGCCAAAAAAAGAGGGCGGTGTCATCGCGACGCCGCCCTCTTTCGTTTTCTGACGCCTTCGATTTAGCGCTGCATCACCTGGAACAGGATCGGACCCGCCTCGGCCATCAGCTCGCCGACTACCTCGTGCAGCGGCTTGCTCGGCAGCGCGAGTTTTTCAGTAAGTGATCGCATGATGAGCAGGTAGCGCTCTTTGAATTCGGGCTGAATCGTCTCGAGCCGGACTTCTTCCATCACCTCGATGAAGCGGCGATGAACCTCGACGATCTCGATATCGACCGGGTCGGTAAACTTCTTCTGACGCGCCATGATGCTTCCCTCGCGAATACGCCGACTATATCACAAACGTCTCGAACGTATGATGTTCAGCCGACTAGTCAATTGGCAATCAGGATTCGCGCCCAGCGCGGCGGCACTGGCAGAAGGCGCCGTGTGCCGGCGCCATTGAACTTCTCGTCGTTGTTGAGCTTATCGACCAGGTGGCTGAAGCCGCCGGGTAGTCGCAGGGGAATCTGCGCGGTGTGCGCGGAGGCATTCAGAGCGATGACAATCGATTCACTGTGAAACCGTCTGATGAATGCGAACTGTTCCGGCGCGACATGAAGCTCCGCGTAATCGCCGACCTGGAGCGCGCGGAGCTGGTGCCGCAATGCGATTAGCTTTTTGACCGCGGCGCACAGCTCGGGATGCGGTGCGTGATGGGAGAGCGCGCGAATATCCAGCGCGGGCCTGAGCGAAGCATCGGTACCGTGCTGCTTGCGGCCTTCGATTCCGAATTCGCTGCCATAATAAATCGACGGTACTCCCGGCATCGTCATCAGCAGCGCGTAAAGCGGATACAGTAGCGTCGGCTCGCGCAGGATACTCGCGGCGCGGGTGACGTCGTGATTGTCCACGAAATTGTAGAGCGGAATTCCACGATACATACCCTCGGGTCCGAATTCGCGATTCAACGAATATGCAATCTCGAAATAGTTCCGATCGTTGAGACTCGACCACAGCCCTTTGTAAGCCTCGTAGTTAGTCGTCGATGCAAGTGCGCCCGGATGAGCCCAATTGCGGTAGTCGCCGTGCACAACTTCGCCCATTAGCCAGAAGGCCGGCTTGATTCGCCGGCAATACTCACTCAGCTCGTGAATGAAATCGGCGTCGAGGCCGTCGGCGACATCGAGTCGGAGTCCATCGATCTCGAAACGCTCGACCCACGATGAAACCGCGTCGAGCAGATGTTTTCGGACCGCCGCGCTTTTCAGATTGAGCTTCACCAGATCGTAGTTGCCGGCCCAGCCTTTGTAGTGAAACGGCTCGCCGTACGGGCTGCGGCGAGAAAAATCGAGATGGAACCAATCGCAATACTGCGA
This Candidatus Binataceae bacterium DNA region includes the following protein-coding sequences:
- a CDS encoding alpha-amylase family glycosyl hydrolase, with amino-acid sequence MIDNEHWSWRTIFYHLFPLGCLGAPARNDFDAPCVDRISTLREWINHFEHLGINALLLGPVFESSSHGYDTADLFKVDRRLGNDDALGNFSRDLHRRGIRLVLDAVFHHTGRDFWAFRDVRERGRESQYCDWFHLDFSRRSPYGEPFHYKGWAGNYDLVKLNLKSAAVRKHLLDAVSSWVERFEIDGLRLDVADGLDADFIHELSEYCRRIKPAFWLMGEVVHGDYRNWAHPGALASTTNYEAYKGLWSSLNDRNYFEIAYSLNREFGPEGMYRGIPLYNFVDNHDVTRAASILREPTLLYPLYALLMTMPGVPSIYYGSEFGIEGRKQHGTDASLRPALDIRALSHHAPHPELCAAVKKLIALRHQLRALQVGDYAELHVAPEQFAFIRRFHSESIVIALNASAHTAQIPLRLPGGFSHLVDKLNNDEKFNGAGTRRLLPVPPRWARILIAN